The Channa argus isolate prfri chromosome 14, Channa argus male v1.0, whole genome shotgun sequence genome includes a window with the following:
- the LOC137098377 gene encoding ecto-ADP-ribosyltransferase 5-like, whose translation MISDMLLLSPLCILLYWMLPVDSMGIRLEEANQALPLTMVENAVDDMYVGCKEPMAKMVKNKYFIKENTGKFAVWWKKAGKCVERAEKQKDPKDQALTNDHLQAICVYTSNNEGFYKTFNEAVRSSRSTYNTSFPHHALHFWLTTAVQILSKKKCITTYRRTDLDFTGRVNQKIRFGFFASSSYSKTLTQFGKKSCFKIRTCFGAYLKKYPYLGDKEQEVLIPPYEVFKITGIKKGRDVKQQFDCDILYVLKSISFLSNLNCKAVKL comes from the exons atGATCAGCGACATGCTGCTcttgtctccactgtgtatccTTCTGTACTGGATGCTGCCTGTAGACTCCATGGGG ATCCGTTTGGAAGAAGCCAACCAGGCCCTGCCACTGACCATGGTTGAAAACGCTGTTGATGACATGTATGTTGGCTGCAAAGAACCAATGGCAAAAATGGTCAAGAACAAATACTTCATAAAAGAGAATACTGGAAAGTTTGCAGTTTGGTGGAAAAAGGCAGGAAAATGTGTAGAGAGGGCGGAGAAACAAAAAGATCCCAAAGATCAGGCTCTGACTAACGATCATTTGCAGGCCATATGTGTTTATACGTCTAATAATGAAGGCTTTTATAAGACGTTCAATGAGGCAGTGCGCAGTAGCAGGAGCACATATAATACTTCTTTTCCACACCACGCCCTCCATTTCTGGCTCACAACTGCTGTGCAGATTCTCAGTAAGAAAAAGTGTATAACTACTTACCGCAGAACTGATCTGGACTTTACTGGCAGGGTGAATCAGAAAATTCGGTTTGGTTTCTTTGCCTCCAGCTCTTACAGTAAAACACTGACCCAATTTGGTAAGAAGAGCTGCTTTAAGATTAGAACCTGTTTTGGCGCTTACCTGAAGAAGTATCCATATCTCGGAGACAAAGAGCAAGAGGTGCTGATCCCTCCGTATGAGGTATTTAAGATAACTGGCATAAAGAAAGGTCGTGATGTAAAACAGCAGTTTGATTGTGACATTCTCTATGTGCTGAAGAGCATCAGCTTTCTCAGCAACTTGAACTGCAAAGCTGTCAAATTATAA
- the sft2d3 gene encoding vesicle transport protein SFT2C produces MAELNRQLQEYLAQSKGGGAKTISQSSSSTTVDVGDPEPVPGSWFGRWSSPWSGSRGGGQSATSGTSGFSWPWSAEPDPCLPGISRRQRLLAFGVCVSFSALCFGLSALYAPLLLLYARKFALLWSLGSLFAIAAAAVLRGPSRLAAGLPTSPGAAVYLCALGGTLYAALSLHSTVLTALGAALQVTVIVGYVVTLLPGGSAGIRFIGGMAVSAIKRTVTRKTMPI; encoded by the coding sequence ATGGCGGAACTGAACAGACAGCTGCAGGAGTACCTGGCTCAGTCCAAAGGTGGCGGTGCCAAGACCATCTCCCAGTCAAGCTCCAGCACCACGGTGGACGTGGGAGACCCAGAGCCGGTACCGGGGAGCTGGTTCGGGCGGTGGTCCAGTCCGTGGTCCGGCAGTCGGGGCGGCGGGCAGTCCGCCACCAGCGGAACCAGCGGCTTTTCCTGGCCGTGGTCGGCCGAGCCGGACCCCTGCCTGCCGGGCATAAGCCGCCGGCAGCGGCTGCTGGCTTTCGGTGTGTGCGTGTCGTTTTCCGCGCTGTGTTTCGGACTGTCGGCGCTGTATgcgccgctgctgctgctctacGCTCGCAAGTTCGCGCTGCTCTGGTCGCTCGGTTCGCTGTTCGCCATTGCCGCCGCGGCGGTGCTGCGCGGCCCCAGCAGACTGGCCGCCGGCCTGCCCACCTCCCCCGGAGCAGCCGTATACCTGTGCGCCCTGGGAGGGACTCTGTACGCAGCGTTGAGCCTCCACAGCACAGTGCTGACCGCGCTGGGAGCCGCCTTGCAGGTCACCGTCATCGTCGGCTACGTGGTGACACTGCTGCCCGGGGGGAGCGCCGGGATCCGCTTCATTGGGGGGATGGCGGTCTCTGCCATCAAACGGACAGTCACCAGGAAAACAATGCCGATCTGA
- the wdr33 gene encoding pre-mRNA 3' end processing protein WDR33 produces the protein MATDIGSPQRFFHMPRFQHQAPRQVFYKRPDFAQQQAMQQLTFDGKRMRKAVNRKTIDYNPSVIRYLENRLWQRDHRDLRAIQPDAGFYNDLVPPIGMLHNPMNAVTTKFVRTSTNKVKCPVFVIRWTPEGRRLVTGASSGEFTLWNGLTFNFETILQAHDSPVRAMTWSHNDMWMLTADHGGYVKYWQSNMNNVKMFQAHKEAIREASFSPTDNKFATCSDDGTVRIWDFLRCHEERILRGHGADVKCVDWHPTKGLVVSGSKDSQQPIKFWDPKTGQSLATLHAHKNTVMEVKWNLNGNWLLTASRDHLCKLFDIRNLKEELQVFRGHKKEATAVAWHPVHEGLFASGGSDGSLLFWHTGVEKEVGGMEMAHEGMIWSLAWHPLGHILCSGSNDHTSKFWTRNRPGDKMRDRYNLNLLPGMSEDGVEYDDVEPNSVASIPGMGIPEQLKAAMEQEQSNKEEAPDVEMSIPGLDWGMDEVMGKDAKKVPQKKVPYAKPIPAQFQQAWAENKVPMMPPSGDLSKDRKVEQKVEMKKKTQAEIEQEMAALQYTNPMLLEQMKMDRMNQMNTDGNMGPPQGQGPMPPFQGPGGPSGPAGSSGPGGPMPPGQQGFSPNMPPQQMPNNMGGPMGSGGMQPPFMPPGQMGPPSGPQPHQGHPQGMMGPPDIQRHPGPPRNIGPQGPHGMGPRGMQGPPGGMMGPPPRGMGPRDPQGPSPQGGMMQPQGNMMGPQGPIQGGMMGPPPRTHGNMQNNYGMGNMQGPPGGMHGPPGNMQGPPGNMQGPHGNMQGPPGSMQGPHGSMQGGPGNMQGPHGNMQGTHGNMQGPPYMQHQGQNSGLMMHGMGQQGPNNKGDPRGPPPNHHMGPPDRQGPGGPDQGSGPYWGENQQGRRGPQDFDGGQEFHGGQDFHSRGEEGWRPGPGPGYQGGGGGGHRGGGHRGGGNGGNWGPDERFSGGEFRGRRDDRFRGGGPGRPIARGYPDDYGGQEEVFEAPDEMNRGWDNGGRGRPSRGGGLPRGGGHDGYRDAPQMHDGLSPASRERSSSLQGMDMASLPPRKRPWQDGPGTGDPRERESPGAEGGRPPQREDGGYGPSGRGGRGGWGPGGGPGPGPGPRRGGPPPRGMPRGGPRGR, from the exons ATGGCAACAGACATTGGCTCCCCACAGCGGTTCTTCCACATGCCGCGTTTCCAGCACCAGGCACCGCGGCAGGTGTTCTACAAGAGGCCGGACTTTGCTCAGCAACAGGCGATGCAGCAACTTACCTTTGATGGGAAACGCATGAGGAAGGCTGTGAACCGCAAAACCATAGACTATAACCCGTCTGTCATCAGATACCTGGAG aaccGTTTGTGGCAGCGAGACCATCGAGACCTCAGAGCCATCCAACCTGATGCTGGATTTTATAATGAT CTGGTTCCTCCCATTGGCATGTTGCACAACCCAATGAATGCGGTCACCACAAAGTTTGTCCGAACCTCCACCAACAAAGTCAAGTGTCCCGTGTTTGTCATCAGG TGGACTCCTGAAGGCCGACGTCTGGTCACTGGAGCCTCCAGTGGAGAGTTCACTCTCTGGAACGGGCTCACCTTCAACTTTGAGACCATTTTACAG GCCCATGACAGTCCTGTTCGGGCCATGACCTGGTCTCATAACGACATGTGGATGCTGACGGCAGACCACGGCGGCTACGTGAAGTACTGGCAGTCCAACATGAACAACGTCAAGATGTTCCAGGCTCACAAGGAGGCCATTAGAGAAGCCAG TTTCTCTCCAACAGATAATAAATTTGCCACCTGCTCAGATGATGGAACCGTGCGGATCTGGGACTTCCTGCGCTGCCACGAGGAGCGGATCCTCCGAG GTCATGGAGCTGATGTGAAATGCGTGGACTGGCATCCCACTAAAGGTCTAGTGGTGTCTGGCAGTAAAGACAGCCAGCAGCCAATCAAGTTTTGGGACCCAAAGACCGGACAAAGTCTGGCAACGCT ccATGCCCATAAGAACACAGTGATGGAGGTGAAGTGGAACCTGAATGGAAACTGGCTGCTCACAGCATCTCGTGACCACCTGTGTAAACTCTTTGACATCAGAAACCTGAAGGAGGAGCTGCAAGTGTTCAGGGGACACAAGAAGGAGGCTACAG CTGTGGCCTGGCATCCCGTCCATGAAGGTCTGTTTGCCAGTGGAGGTTCTGATGGTTCTCTGCTCTTCTGGCACACTGG GGTGGAAAAGGAGGTTGGAGGGATGGAGATGGCTCATGAAGGGATGATCTGGAGTCTGGCCTGGCACCCGCTCGGTCACATCCTGTGCTCTGGCTCCAACGACCACACCAG TAAATTCTGGACGAGGAATCGTCCGGGTGATAAAATGAGGGACCGCTACAACCTGAACCTACTGCCAGGGATGTCAGAGGATGGCGTGGAGTATG ATGACGTGGAGCCAAACAGTGTGGCCTCCATACCCGGCATGGGGATCCCTGAGCAGCTGAAGGCCGCCATGGAGCAGGAGCAGAGCA ACAAAGAAGAGGCTCCTGATGTTGAGATGTCCATCCCTGGTCTTGACTGGGGCATGGATGAGGTCATGGGTAAAGATGCCAAGAAAGTCCCTCAGAAGAAAGTGCCGTATGCCAAACCAATCCCTGCTCAGTTCCAACAG GCCTGGGCTGAGAACAAAGTACCCATGATGCCACCCTCTGGGGATTTGTCTAAAGACCGAAAGGTGGAGCAGAAAGtggaaatgaagaagaaaactcAGGCTGAGATTGAGCAGGAGATGGCAGCTCTGCAATATACCAACCCCATGCTGCTGGAG CAAATGAAGATGGACCGGATGAACCAGATGAACACAGATGGGAACATGGGCCCCCCACAGGGACAGGGCCCAATGCCCCCATTCCAAGGCCCAGGAGGTCCTAGTGGTCCTGCAGGTTCTAGCGGTCCAGGGGGCCCTATGCCTCCTGGCCAGCAGGGCTTTTCTCCCAACATGCCTCCTCAGCAGATGCCCAACAACATGGGCGGCCCAATGGGCTCAGGAGGTATGCAGCCCCCTTTTATGCCTCCTGGACAGATGGGGCCACCATCGGGGCCGCAGCCTCACCAGGGCCACCCTCAGGGCAtgatgggaccaccagacattcAGAGACATCCTGGACCACCTAGAAACATTGGCCCCCAAGGGCCTCACGGTATGGGACCCAGAGGGATGCAGGGGCCTCCTGGAGGGATGATGGGCCCCCCTCCTAGAGGAATGGGTCCAAGGGATCCTCAGGGGCCTTCACCTCAAGGGGGTATGATGCAACCTCAAGGGAATATGATGGGCCCCCAGGGTCCTATTCAGGGTGGGATGATGGGGCCCCCACCTAGGACACATGGCAACATGCAAAATAACTATGGTATGGGCAATATGCAGGGGCCCCCTGGAGGGATGCACGGGCCTCCGGGAAATATGCAGGGGCCCCCAGGTAACATGCAAGGACCCCATGGAAATATGCAGGGACCCCCTGGTAGCATGCAAGGACCACATGGAAGTATGCAGGGGGGCCCTGGTAACATGCAAGGACCACATGGAAACATGCAAGGTACCCATGGTAACATGCAGGGGCCTCCATACATGCAGCACCAG GGCCAGAACTCTGGGCTTATGATGCATGGGATGGGACAGCAGGGGCCCAACAACAaag GAGACCCTCGGGGGCCACCTCCCAACCACCACATGGGCCCCCCTGACAGGCAGGGTCCTGGAGGACCAGACCAGGGCTCTGGCCCTTACTGGGGGGAAAACCAGCAGGGTCGACGAGGACCGCAGGACTTTGATGGAGGACAGGAGTTCCACGGAGGACAGGATTTCCACAGCCGAGGAGAAGAGGGCTGGAGACCAGGACCTGGACCAGGATAccagggaggaggaggcgggGGCCACAGGGGGGGgggacacagaggaggagggaatGGAGGAAACTGGGGACCTGATGAGAGGTTCAGTGGAGGAGAGTTCAGAGGCCGGAGAGACGACCG GTTCAGAGGAGGAGGCCCCGGCCGGCCTATAGCTCGAGGTTACCCTGATGACTACGGTGGCCAGGAGGAAGTCTTTGAGGCCCCAGACGAGATGAACCGAGGTTGGGACAACGGAGGCCGAGGGAGACCGTCTCGAGGTGGAGGTCTCCCCAGGGGAGGAG GTCATGACGGATATCGGGACGCTCCGCAGATGCATGATGGGTTGTCTCCGGCCTCTCGTGAGCGCTCGTCGTCTCTGCAGGGGATGGATATGGCATCTCTGCCCCCTCGGAAGCGTCCATGGCAAGACGGACCAGGAACTGGAGACCCCCGCGAGCGAGAATCCCCTGGAGCTGAAGGAG GTCGTCCTCCTCAGAGGGAGGACGGGGGGTACGGTCCCTCTGGCCGAGGTGGAAGAGGCGGCTGGGGTCCTGGCGGTGGACCTGGACCAGGTCCAGGCCCCAGGAGAGGAGGGCCACCACCCAGAGGAATGCCAAGGGGTGGTCCCCGGGGTCGGTAG
- the si:ch1073-184j22.2 gene encoding dual specificity protein phosphatase 18, which yields MSVSQITPTLFLSGADGPLNATLVSQKGITLIVNATISHASPTYPGVECVRVPVSDLPSARLGDHFDRVSERIHCNRAGGTLVHCAAGMSRSPALVMAYLMRYRGVTLCQAHRWVQESRPYIRLNAGFWDQLLQYEKRLHGKNTVRVAAVQEKPIPPPRMTRSVLPQQPKSCLMLVPRSPLMSRPALMSRSAVMTPKNRPRRGLKSSSIKF from the coding sequence ATGTCGGTCTCTCAGATCACCCCCACCCTGTTCCTCAGCGGGGCCGATGGGCCCCTCAACGCCACGCTGGTGTCACAGAAAGGCATCACTCTGATTGTCAATGCAACAATCAGCCATGCCAGCCCCACCTACCCGGGCGTGGAATGTGTTCGGGTTCCTGTCTCTGACCTGCCCAGCGCCCGCCTCGGGGACCACTTTGACCGGGTGTCCGAGCGTATCCACTGCAACCGAGCAGGGGGCACACTGGTCCACTGCGCTGCTGGGATGAGCCGCTCTCCGGCACTGGTGATGGCCTACCTGATGCGTTACAGAGGAGTGACGTTGTGCCAGGCACACCGATGGGTGCAGGAGAGCCGGCCCTACATCAGGCTGAATGCCGGCTTTTGGGACCAGCTGCTCCAGTACGAGAAACGGCTGCATGGAAAAAACACTGTCAGGGTGGCTGCAGTCCAGGAGAAACCTATACCACCACCAAGGATGACGAGGTCAGTGCTGCCCCAGCAGCCGAAGAGCTGTTTAATGCTAGTACCCAGGTCTCCTCTGATGTCACGACCAGCTCTGATGTCACGGTCTGCGGTGATGACGCCAAAAAACAGGCCAAGAAGAGGACTCAAGTCCAGCAGCATCAAATTCTGA